A genomic segment from Daphnia pulex isolate KAP4 chromosome 5, ASM2113471v1 encodes:
- the LOC124194638 gene encoding protein Asterix-like, producing the protein MFGVNNSSDSRRSDKIHRYKASAFNQNQNGEDLTPDYMNVLGMVFSMCGLMMRLKWCAWAALYCSCISFASSKINDDTKQILSSFMLSISAVVMSYLQNPTPMVLPWSSV; encoded by the exons ATGTTCGGCGTTAATAACTCTTCTGATTCGAGAAGATCCGATAAGATTCACCg TTATAAGGCATCGGCTTTCAACCAGAATCAAAATGGAGAAGACTTGACTCCTGATTATATGAATGTGTTGGGTATGGTTTTCAGCATGTGCGGGTTGATGATGAGA TTGAAATGGTGTGCCTGGGCTGCTCTGTACTGCTCTTGCATAAGTTTTGCCAGTTCCAAAATCAACGATGACACCAAACAGATCCTCAGCAGCTTCAt gcTTTCCATTTCTGCTGTTGTCATGTCTTATCTTCAAAACCCAACTCCCATGGTCTTACCCTGGTCAAGTGTTTGA